The sequence GTGAGTGAAAGGAAAAACTAAAACAGGGAGACCCTGGGCAGAACGGAAACGGCTATATATACCAGCCGCCGTTCAGCTTCAGGATCTCCCCGGTCATGTAATCGGCTTTTCCGCTTGTCAGGAAACCGACAAGATCTGCCACTTCTTCAGGACGGCCCGGAATCTGCAGAGGAATCTCCTGCATGACGAGTGCGCGCTCCTCATCAGGAATCTCCTCATTCATCCTCGTCTCGATCCAGCCGGGAGCGATCCCGTTCACCCGGATGCCTCCGAATGCAGCCTCTTTGGCATATGCTTTGACGAATGCATGCTGGGCACCTTTCACACTGGAGTACATCACTTCACCCGCCGCTCCGGCACTGCCCCAGATGGAACCGATGAACACGACGTAAGCGGGAGCGTGTTTACGCAGTTTTGAGGACAGCAGACTGATCAGACGCGCAGGATTCTGGACGTGGACACGCCACAGGGCTTCCATCTCGTCTTCCGTCGTCTCGGTCAGGAGTTTCAGCGCGGACTGCCCGCCGGCAGCGACAATGCATGAAATATCACCTGCCGCCGTGGCAAGGGCATCGGCAGCCCCTTTTGCCGTGAAGTCTGCCTGCATACAGACGAATTCGCCATCCGGGTGCTCTTGCTGCAGGCTGTCACGCAGGTCTGCGGCCGCAGATCCATTCGTATTATACTGCATGCAGAGCGACCAGCCGTCCGCAGCGAGACGGCGGCAGATCGCCTGCCCGATCCCTCCGGATGCACCGAGGATGAGCGCCCTGCGCCTGGTCATCCCTGCTCGTTCCCCGTCGGATGGATCGTCAGCACGGTCTGTCCGTTTTCATAGTACAGATCACGGAATGCTTCCTTCATCTGTTCCACAGTCAGCTGTTCCAGAACAGGCACGACATCGAACAGATTCATCTCATTGAAATTATAATGGGTGAACTGGTTGGCGATATACTCCGGTGAATTGAGCGCCCTCATGAAGAGCCCGATCCGCTTCTTCCGGATCCTGTCCAGCTGGCCGTCCGTGATTGACCAAT comes from Sporosarcina trichiuri and encodes:
- the ymfI gene encoding elongation factor P 5-aminopentanone reductase; translation: MTRRRALILGASGGIGQAICRRLAADGWSLCMQYNTNGSAAADLRDSLQQEHPDGEFVCMQADFTAKGAADALATAAGDISCIVAAGGQSALKLLTETTEDEMEALWRVHVQNPARLISLLSSKLRKHAPAYVVFIGSIWGSAGAAGEVMYSSVKGAQHAFVKAYAKEAAFGGIRVNGIAPGWIETRMNEEIPDEERALVMQEIPLQIPGRPEEVADLVGFLTSGKADYMTGEILKLNGGWYI